The following proteins are encoded in a genomic region of Aquifex aeolicus VF5:
- the coaD gene encoding pantetheine-phosphate adenylyltransferase: protein MGKRVVYPGTFDPPHYGHLDIVKRSARIFDEVVVAVAKKPRKFLLFDAEERVKMFEKMVEDIPNVEVKMFDCLLVDFMKREGINVIVRGVRLFTDFEYELQIALTNYKLAGVETVFMMPSQEYIHISSTIVRDVASYCGDLDNMVHPYVKQKLREKFNCGS, encoded by the coding sequence ATGGGTAAAAGAGTAGTGTATCCAGGAACTTTTGATCCTCCACACTACGGACACTTGGACATAGTAAAGAGAAGTGCGCGGATTTTTGACGAAGTGGTCGTTGCGGTTGCAAAAAAACCGAGAAAGTTCCTACTCTTTGACGCAGAGGAAAGAGTGAAAATGTTTGAAAAAATGGTGGAGGATATCCCAAACGTAGAGGTCAAGATGTTTGACTGCCTCCTCGTGGACTTTATGAAGAGGGAAGGTATAAACGTAATAGTTAGAGGAGTGAGACTCTTTACGGATTTTGAGTACGAACTTCAGATAGCCCTCACCAATTACAAGCTCGCGGGAGTGGAAACGGTGTTCATGATGCCTTCACAGGAGTACATACACATAAGCTCAACGATCGTGAGGGACGTGGCGTCTTACTGCGGAGATCTGGATAATATGGTTCATCCTTACGTAAAACAAAAGCTGAGGGAGAAGTTCAATTGCGGTTCCTGA